Proteins from a genomic interval of Solea solea chromosome 10, fSolSol10.1, whole genome shotgun sequence:
- the ptp4a1 gene encoding protein tyrosine phosphatase type IVA 1 isoform X2 has protein sequence MRFLITHNPTNATLNKFIEELKKYGVTTVVRVCEATYDASLVVKEGIQVLDWPFDDGAPPSNQIVDDWLNLLKLKFREEPGCCIAVHCVAGLGRAPVLVALALIECGMKYEDAVQFIRQKRRGAFNSKQLFYLEKYRPKMRLRFKDSNGHRNNCCIQ, from the exons ATGAGGTTCCTCATCACCCACAATCCCACCAATGCCACCCTGAACAAGTTCATTGAG GAGCTGAAGAAATATGGAGTCACCACTGTCGTGAGAGTTTGTGAGGCCACCTATGATGCTAGCCTGGTGGTGAAGGAGGGAATCCAGGTCCTG GATTGGCCTTTCGATGATGGAGCTCCTCCCTCTAACCAGATAGTGGACGATTGGCTGAACCttctgaaactgaagtttagGGAGGAGCCTGGCTGCTGCATCGCTGTCCACTGTGTGGCAGGACTGGGGAG AGCTCCTGTTCTGGTCGCACTCGCTTTGATAGAATGTGGGATGAAATATGAAGATGCTGTCCAGTTCATTCGACA GAAGCGTCGAGGAGCGTTCAACAGCAAGCAGCTCTTCTACCTGGAAAAATACCGTCCAAAGATGCGCCTGCGCTTCAAAGATTCCAACGGCCATCGCAATAACTGCTGCATCCAGTAG
- the ptp4a1 gene encoding protein tyrosine phosphatase type IVA 1 isoform X1 gives MARMNRPAPVEITYKNMRFLITHNPTNATLNKFIEELKKYGVTTVVRVCEATYDASLVVKEGIQVLDWPFDDGAPPSNQIVDDWLNLLKLKFREEPGCCIAVHCVAGLGRAPVLVALALIECGMKYEDAVQFIRQKRRGAFNSKQLFYLEKYRPKMRLRFKDSNGHRNNCCIQ, from the exons ATGGCTCGTATGAACAGACCAGCCCCTGTGGAGATCACCTACAAAAACATGAGGTTCCTCATCACCCACAATCCCACCAATGCCACCCTGAACAAGTTCATTGAG GAGCTGAAGAAATATGGAGTCACCACTGTCGTGAGAGTTTGTGAGGCCACCTATGATGCTAGCCTGGTGGTGAAGGAGGGAATCCAGGTCCTG GATTGGCCTTTCGATGATGGAGCTCCTCCCTCTAACCAGATAGTGGACGATTGGCTGAACCttctgaaactgaagtttagGGAGGAGCCTGGCTGCTGCATCGCTGTCCACTGTGTGGCAGGACTGGGGAG AGCTCCTGTTCTGGTCGCACTCGCTTTGATAGAATGTGGGATGAAATATGAAGATGCTGTCCAGTTCATTCGACA GAAGCGTCGAGGAGCGTTCAACAGCAAGCAGCTCTTCTACCTGGAAAAATACCGTCCAAAGATGCGCCTGCGCTTCAAAGATTCCAACGGCCATCGCAATAACTGCTGCATCCAGTAG